The sequence below is a genomic window from Papio anubis isolate 15944 chromosome X, Panubis1.0, whole genome shotgun sequence.
GAGGGTAACTTTGTTCCTGGCCTCATATTTCACTTTTGATTCTGATATTAGTCACATGGAGATTCAGAGAACTTGCAAATAAATCCATTCACAAATTCATCACACTTGCTGACAAATTAAACAATGCCCTTCTGTGGGTGGAATGTCATTtgtatgaaaaaaagaattgttaaCTACATCCTTTCAGTCTTACTCCTTCCCCTTGCTATGCCTTCTTTGTGACAGTACTTATTACAACATCCAGAAGAGGGTAAATTGGGGTTGGGGATTCagggaatgaaaataaaatgaaactcagTTTTTTGACTGCCTTGCCCATCAGTTTTAACTGTAGCTATTATAGACGGGGAGGTGCAGGCTTTCTGAACACAGTGGCATGTGCACTTGAATAGGCCTGTGTCCTGCCTGAGATGGAGCTTGGATGCCTGCAGGTGAAAGAAGTCCTTTTGGACTTGAGCCATCTTTGATGTCCAAATCACTAAGCAGGGACCATGCAAAGACACAGGAGGGAGCCCATGAGGGCATCAAGCCAGATGAGCTTGCCAGCCTCAGCAACCAGCCAGGGATGGGGGCAGGGCTGCCCAAGTAGGTGGGGCAGGAAGCCCGGCCCTCAACAAAACCCTATTATATTCTTTGTCTTAGTGAGGAAGTTCTTACTGTTGTATTAGTGGAAGACATCTTCTGTGATAGGGTTATTATTGCATGTACAGAGAGATTCTTAGAACCGCATATGACTCAATGTATCTCACTCAGATTTCTCACCATACCTTCACTTATTTTGCTGCAGTGTCCAGCAGATCTCCTTGAAACAGTGTGTACTGAAGATCTGACTAAATCCTCCAAATTACCTGGTTGGCTCAGAGAACCAAATTACTGGAGCTTTGTAGGAAAGGTTTGATTTTCAGGGCTTTAGCCAGAGTAACTTATTTAATGATTGACTTTTAATGCGTTTCTGTGCAAAGATCAAAGCAGGtgaattttcatgtatttttagaaTTCTAGTAGAAAAGGAAGATAGGAGTATCTAGTTCAAGTATACACTCTAGTTTTTAGgggaatttgtgtttttattttacttttttggttgCTACAATGTGTCCTATATTCTATATTTATAAGAACATAAGTATgtaattaaaagaatatatttgatGGTACTACCTGTCAACAAAGCCACTTATTTGTGAAATTTTTTGGTAACTTGATGGAAATAGTCACGTTTTATCCATTGAAAACTACAAAGTTCTTATCTATTgttctttatgtatatttatgcattaaaaatacatctttcGGGGTAAGCAGATGTACTGAAGTGTAAATCCATTTTTTACAAGAGgctatatggaaaaatatatcatTCAAGACTCAGTCTCTGCCTTGCCTGTAGGCCTCGTCAATGTTTAGTGAATGACCTCAAccctgtttttttccttccttctttggtGATTGAGGACAGACAATGAATGGTCTCTGTACTTgcctgggctcagctgggtggtgGCCATTATGCCATTGTGCTCACTGGAGAGGGCTGCCGGGTTTGTAGAGCTGCAGATCCCAGCCTTCCCTGACATTGccaatctcttttctttcagctCCACCAGCCCATTCGGAGAAAAGTTACTGTTCAGTTCCTGAAGGCTTGTGCCATAAAAGAGTGGGAgacgtggccgggcgcggtggctcaagcctgtaatcccagcactttgggaggccgagacgggcggatcacgaggtcaggagatcgagaccatcctggctaacacggtgaaaccccgtctctactaaaaatacaaaaaaaaaaatagccgggtgaggtggcgggcgcctgtagtcccagctactcgagaggctgaggcaggagaatggcataaacctgggagacagagcttgcagtgagctgagatccggccactgtactccagcctgggtgacagagcgagactccgtctcaaaaaaaaaaaagagtgggagaCGTTCCCAGGGAGGTGAGGAATGAAAGATCGAATTAAAGACCATTAAAGACCGAAGGACATCTAAATCTGCAGCAACCATCAACTCTCTTTTCTTTGAGAGGTAGTAGTCTCTGAAGGTGTTGCTATAATgtctataattatttaaatgttggcTTTTCAGAAACTCAGGCATTCTTCTAGCTCCTTAAGTTCTCCATGTGTGAAGAAAATAACCAGCTTAAAAAAGCTAATCGGACCCATCTTTAGAAGAGGACCTCTTCTTCCCTTGGGAGCTAACTGATATTAACTGACTAACTGATTGCTTAgcagaaaagaatatatattccttCCAGGGAATAGAGATTCAGAACTCTGTCTTGTTTGCTTTCTAAGCCCTGCCAATTGATATGGTTTTGcagaatttttattgttgtttttagttaagtctttaaatgtttatatggATATTTAAGAAAAGATCCAATTTCCTTATTTAGTCATGGAGAGTGTTTTTTTGCCCCACGTATTAGCAACCGGTCAACATGATTGCTATTGGTCATAGTCAGTTTTCTTGCCTCCACTAGTCTTTCTCCAAACCTAATCATTTATGAAACATGTGAGAATCATGAAGTTCCTCTACTGGTTCCCAAGTGGAAAGTGAGGAACAATTAGGATGCTCAGTATATTCAGAGAGTATCTATACAACTTCAAAATGTGTTAACATAAAACAGGGGTGGGCAAAATAAAAGCCCACAGCCTGTTTTTTGTACTTCAAGAAAGCTAAgaattgcttttacatttttaaagagttgtttggtgtgtttttttggtgttttttttttcttttaaaggcaaAGAATATGAAGACTATGTGACAAAGACTGTATGTGGCCcacaagcctaaaatatttatctcgccctttactgaaaaaaattgCTAGCATAAAGTAATAGTACTGGAAAGACCTagctaaaaataattataaagctcTATGCAAGTTGCTGTTCCTTTAGACATGTTTTTCTATGCCTTATTTGACTTTTGAGAGACTAATGTGTAATTCTTCAAGTCAATTATTCAAATTGGTTAATTTGAATACAGGATTTTAGGAATcttaaaaagacttaaaatgtaaaaggatATTACAAGTACAAGTAGGTTTTGGGATTTagggagagaaaataataaagccaaGAATGAGATGAGCACAGTCTACATACAGCCTCAGGACTTTAAATTTGCTGGAAGGTGGCAGCAAGTTTGATTACAAATATCCCAGTGGTCAAAACTGTGAggaaagcacaatcaaagcaaagcaaaattgcCTACAGAGTTGCTTGCATTCCATCATTAACATAAATTCATCCTTTAATAATGTCCTGGGTCTTAAGAGTCTAGCACCTTAGCTgatgaattaatatatttaattaatgtaGATAGTGAGCACTCTGGGCTTATTCTGAACTGCCTCTAGTTCAGAAGCTGGAACTGGCTTTCTTCAGTCATCTCAGCTGATTCTCTTGGCTTCTTTCTTACATAAGTGCTCAGGATGTACCTGGGTGATCTCTGAGGCTTTCTAACATAGCAGCCCTTCTACCAGATGATTTGTTGGATCAGAGTTACCTCTCCTCAAACTAGtgctcctccctcctttttttttttttttttttgtgagagactgagtctctctctgtcactcaggctggagtgcagtagcatgatcacagatcactgcaacctccactttccgggttcaagcaattcttgtgcctcagcctcccaagtagctgggattacagatgtgcgccaccagacccagctaatttttgtatttttagtagacatgggatttcaccatgttggccaggctggtcttgaactcctgacctcgggtgatccacccacctcagcctcccaaagtgctgggattataggcatgagccacagtgtctggcccCTCCCTCTAAATCACAGCCATTGACATTTGAGCAGCCTTGAGAACATCATCAATTACCCTTGAACTCCTTAAATGGTAGTCTACTTTATCCCACATGCCTAAACTTCCAGCTTTGCAAAATGGAGCCTCTCTTAGCCATCTGGTGGATTTTCAGAATATTGGTGCTACAACCTTTAATGCCACACTGGATTTTCCCAATTATAACTAAAAACAAGATTTTGTCTACAGTAGTATTTGATCTCAGTGgtgtttatttcatatttgaGGCTGTCACACTTCCCAATTTGGAATAATTGATATTTTAGTTGACCTGGTTCTAAATGCCTTATGATGCATAGAAAGAAGTGTAGATTCAAAACACTTAATTTCCAGAACACATGCAGATGTCTCCTAgacttttctaatttaattcctgTGCTGCTTGTTAATCTATGAAACAAATTTGATTAAGATACACAGCAGTTTGCGTTAATGTCATTATGTCCTGCAGGCTCTCAGAAAATTATTCAGATTTTAGTGATAGAAATATAAaacctaggctgggcacggtggctcatgcctgtaatcccagcactttgagaggccgaggcgggcagatcacgaggtcaggagtttgagaccagcctggccaacatagtgaaaccccgtctcaactaaaaatacaaaaattaaccaggcatggtgccacatgcctgtagtcccagctactcgggaggctgaggcaggaaaattgattgaacccaggaggcggaggctgcagtgagccgagatcaccccactgcacaccagcctgggcgacaatgtGAGACTTCGgctcaaaaaaaaggaagtataaaACCTGGTTCTAGTGAATTAGCCACCTAAAGGCTGCACCTTACAGTTTTGCTCTTAAGTACATACTGATTTCTACATAATTTCGTTTATGTTTTACTTCTCTGAGTGGTAAGCCACCTAAGTATTAACTTCCATATTTCTTCAGTGGCCTGTAAAGCACATAGCAGTTAGCTAGGTTTTCAGGTACTTGTTCatgttttaaacctttaaaacattaaaattatagattaaaagtaaTGTGAACTTAATTTACACTGCATTTGTTAACTTTTTCAGTTTATATTCATTGCATGTATACATAGTATTGAATTTAAGACAAGGAACAGGAACTGTGGACTGTGTTTAAGATAAATTTATGAAAGTTATGTCAGCCCTCTTAGAAGTACCCTATTTGaaagtttattatatttaaaaagaatgtgaatGATTCTCTTTCAGCTAAATCTTCAAATATAGAAGTGGCTGATTTAGCATCTCAGTTCTTAATATAACCATAGCAAAACATCTGATAGAGATTATAAAACAAGTAAAGTTTGTTTCTTAAGAGTTGGGGAATTTTTTAATTCTACCCTATAGttaagtgaaaaggaaaaataagactcCTTTGGTATCTGATTTCCAAAGTTTCAAAACCTAAGTAGTTGTTTGCTCAGCATTACATTGTGTTAGTGGTTTTGTCTCACAGAAACTTAAATTCTCGTGcatttttggatatttttgtttaactttttaaaaagtacattctgGTGTAGCTCTGAACctctgaatagaaaaaaaaaattgaaagtctaTTTTAAATAGATTGAAAAAGGTACAGCTGCAGATTAGCCATTACTTTTGGGCATTTCATGCGGCAAATCACAACAGGTGGGTAGAGAGAAAAGGAGTAAATCTCAGCAGAGCAATGCTATTTGTCCAGGGCAGACTGTGTGGTGCCTCAGTAGAGACTCCATGGTGTGGTTTCTTCTCCTGTGAAGAGACAGGGTGGTTAGGCAAGGAGAATGTGATGTCACATGCTGGCTGAGAAATGCATATTgcaatcaaaatgaaaacaaagcctATTTGGGGAACTTAAAGCCCAGGGcacagctgaggctggagagatgTCTTATTCTCCAAGTCCCAGACCTAAGGCAAGACCCAACAGAGGTTTCTGGTCATTTGGAAAGATGTGTTCCACTCAAGCCTCAGGAAGACCCAGGGTTAATTTAAGTAAGCATTAGCATGAGTTAAGGATTAGTAAATAAAGTAATAACTGTAAATTCTTAGttcatgttttatatattgtgtgtgtatgtatgtgtatatacacatacatatatatacacatatatatacacacatatacactaactactaaatatttatatggtcattttcatagaCTTTACTTCCTATAGGGAAATAAGTAATTGAACCATGCAGGATCTTTTGACCCACTTAATCATACCTAAGGGGATCCCTCCTTTTCAGACCACAAAGTCATAGCCCAGGAACCAACATCTTGTAGATAGGTTGCATGAAATCAGGCATGGTCCTGCTCACAAATGACAAAATAGCCACAAATATCACACAGCCATACTGATCAGACGTTTGCACTGTGATTCTTCTTGCCTAGTTTCGGCACCCATTTGGACTTTCACAGTCAGGGATGGCAGCAGTgaaggtaagatttttattttttaatttttttttgagctcGTGagtaaaaaaggtaaattttagtCTTTAAAGTTTGGTATTCTCATTCCACGATGGAGAAgacctaagaaataaaaaagtaaaagcactATTGGGTGCATTCCTGGACATCTCTTGCCCCAGGCATTTAGGGGTGGCCCAGGCCAGCAAGTTAGTTTAGGGGGCAGAAAGGGAAAAACTAAAGTCTGTCATGCTCGTCAGTCTGGTGTGGTTCTTAGCAGGCCGTTGCTCAGTTGGCACTAGACATTTAATTACAGTGGGTAGAGAGGGCCGAGATGATTAACATCCAGTCTTCTCTCTCCCTGCATCTCATCTAGAAATGATCACTAGCCTTCATCCCCACATTATAATGCTCCATACCTTTAATTGGCTTGTGCATACCTCATGTACATGGACTTATCAAGTGTGCATACACTTGGTGTCCATTGTGGCCCAGGTCCTGTCTCACACAATTTTGGGCCCAGTAGCTTCCTCATGTAGAGTAGGTATTTAGCAAATACTAAGTAAATACCTGTTGGGTAGCAGATTAAACATTTGAAGATTTCTCTTGAGGATAAACACTTTGGTGTCCACCCTCCACCTCCTTTCATTTTGTAGGCATCAACATCGAAAGCTACCAGGCCTTGGTATTCTCATCCAGTATATGCAAGATACTGGCAACATTATCATCAAGCAATGGCTTGGATGCAAAGCCATCACAATGCCTACAGGAAGGCCGTGGAATCCTGTTTCAGTCTTCCATCGTACTTCCCTCCTGCACTTCTTCCCCAAAGCTCTTACGATAACCAGGCTACATATCCTCAGTCCTTCTATGACCATCATCTGGCCTGGCAGGACTACCCCTGCAGTTCTTCACATTTCGGAAGGTCTGGGCAGCATCCACATTACAGCAGTAGGATCCAGGCATCCACAAAAGAAGACCAAGCTTTGTCCAAAGAAGAAGAGATGGAGACTGAGTCAGATGCAGAGGTAGAATGTGACCTGAGCAATATGGAAATCACCGAAGAGCTCCGCCAATACTTTGCAGAGACtgagaggcacagagaagaaCGACGTAAGTTCGGGCCTCTGTCTCTTCATGCTTCCTTTCTTTGCcctgccttttacattttttttctctaatatataaagtaattttataaTTCTTCATTGGCTACAGGTAATATTCCAAATCCAGTCCTAAGCCTGGAAAAGCTATGGGGGATGCTGCACCTCCCTTATGTTAGTTTCTGGAGTTGTTTTAGtataagacttttttttgttCTAGAGCAAAGCTTATCCTAACGTCGTTCTGTTTATTAACCATTAGACACTCTACCAAAtagagcatgtgtgtgtgcatgcttgtgtgtgtgcatgccctAATCTACTCCCTCAGAGTGTTAAACTCATTTTATATATGACGAAAGTGAACCTTAAAAAGGTTAATTGACTTGTTCCGTGGTACACAACTAGTAATTTGCTGTTAGGATCCAATCCAAATCTGCCTGACTCTACTTCCTGTACTGCTTTCTCTACACCAGGACTTGTCCCTGAGACTGCTAGGTTCCTAAAATACTTTTACCATTTCTCTGGGACACATCTTGGAGACGTCCTTGGTGCTGGAGGTCCCAGATCTTAAATAACATGAACTTAAACAGAATAACGAAATGCCTGGCACTTACAATTTTCCTGTTGGTTCTGTGTTGAGGCCCTGTCCATGGGGTCAGAGAATTATGATAAAGGTCTTATATCTTCAGTCAAAaacaggaattttcttttttaaatttcttaccaCCTTACTAGAAAGAACTAGAACAGATTTTGTGCTCTCCTATTAAAATTCACCAGACCATTTCTAAGTACCTCTAACTGAGATACAAATGCTTCTCTCCCTATTATAACCAGTATTCAGTCCCAATTTTGTTTTAAGGGAGGCCTAATTGTATGACATTTTACCTACAATTTTCCAATGACATAGAAGCATAGAAACCTGGGAATGGGAGTTTCATTCCTGTCTGTCATTGTCAGCATTTTCCTAATGACGAATTAGCTTTTATTGATCCCCATGGGATGCCAAGAACTGAACACTGGactttgtataaaatattatatccTTTAGTATCTTTGTCTGTGATTCTTCACTAAACTACTTGTTCAGgttttttttacttcctttcttttgattaaacTGTGTACTTCTTTAAGCATATTAGATATTAGTATatccagccaggtgtggttgcacatgcctgtagtcccagcaactcgggaggatagcttgagcccaggagtttgaggctgcagtgagccatgatcacaccactgtactccagcctgggcaacagagcgagaccctgtctcaaaaaaaaaaaaaaaaagaaagaaaagaaaagaaagaagtatatCCAAACAAATACTTTTAAGACAGTACTTTCTATTACACATAGAATACTTTTCCTTGATCTCCAGAAATAAAttttacccttttaaaaaatatagatatgaAACAACCATTAGTCtaatctatacaacaaatgaGAGCAGGCATTGGAGCATGTCCACGTTTGGTTGCAATGCTGTTTGTTACAGCTTTTGACAGAGAAAATGGGATGGAGATCAGGTTTGTTACTCTTGTCCTTACCAGAAAGTAGAATAACATGTTTTGTCCACTAGAGGTTGATACTTTTATGATGGAAATTGTAATTATGGATGGAAGCAAATCTCAGTCATCTAAAAGGTGACTTTGAATTATCTGctgatttaaaataaacttgAGTTAGTCAACAAAAAGTggatatgaataaaataaagatagaacAATGAAATGTGTCCTTgcaccaaacaaaaaaaaaggggaacAGTTCTGTTACAGATATGGTTAACCATCCCTATTCCTCCCTCTTGACATTGTTAGGTAGAACTCTAGGTAGGTAAACAAAGTCGTGAAAATCACCTGCTAAGTCATACTTGCcacttaatattattttgaatgaataaatgaagtctTTCATTGTGAATTAGAAACCTTAAATCAGAGGTTGGCAAATCTTACCCATAGAGTGCTACACTTGCAGTGATTCTGTGGGACATTTTCCAGAATGAGCTGGGCCTTGTGTGCATTATAAACTTGATAAGCTTCATCTCTATGTTTCATATTATTTCCAAATCTGTCTAGGTTACTTTACGGCTTCAAACTGCACTTTCATCATCTGAGTTGAATTGTATCTCCCCAAGAAAGATATAGtggagtcctaacccccagttcctcagaatgtgaccttatttgaagacagggtctttccAGAGGTAATTGAGGTTAAGTGAGGTCATTACAGAGGTCCTAATCCTATATGACTCAGGTCTTTATAAAAAGGGCAAAATCTgggccaggtactgtggctcacgcctgtaacccagcactttgggaggctgaggcaggcagatcacaaggtcaggcgatcaagaccatcctggctaacacggtgaaaccctgtctttactaaaaatacaaaaaattagccgggcgtggtggcaagcacctatagtctcagctactcgggaggctgaggcaggagaatggtgtgaacccagggggtggagcttgcggtgagccgagatcacaccactgcactccagcctgggcgacagagcaagactccatctcaaaaaaaaaaagggcaaaaaaaaaaggacacagagacagacacacatgcaGTGAAAACACCATGTGAAGATTGACATTATGtcgccacaagccaaggaacatccagaagctgggagaggcctggaacagatccttccctagCACCTTTAGAGGGTttatggccctgccaacacctcaattgcagacttctgacctccaggtccatgagacaatacatttctgttgttttaaaccacccagtgtatggtactttgttatggcagccctaggaaaggAGTACAATCACCCTGGGAGAATTTTCTTTGTCCCTAAATGCAATCTGTGACTGGGACAAAAAGTAAACCCACAGTTCTTGTCATCCGTCTGAAAAAACTATTACTTATTTGTTTTACCATGATCTAGATAGCAAACCATCATAAAAGGGAATTTTATGAAAACTCTTACAACCTCCATCTTGAGCCTCATTTTCCAGTATTCATATTATTGCTGGCAACAGCATACGGAGGCATCTGTGGCGGAACTGCTTGAATCACAGGGGTCCAGCCTCACTCTACCACTTGCTGATTAGAGGTTCTCATCCTCCTGTAAGCCCCCTGCCTTCAccattctgtgcctcagttgcctcGCCTGTGAAATAGGATCTTAATTAATGGGTAGTAATTATGAAGAATCCATGAGATAATACGAGAAAAGTTATAGAATGGTGCTTAGTACCAAGTcggtgcccaataaatgttaattacagTTAGTTGCTAGTAACCCATCCTTTAACATGGATTATTAACCATAAATTGGTCTTGCTCTGATACCATTGGCCTTGATTAGTGCTTGATTGAAattctgtacatatatatatagagagagagagagacagagagacagagtctttctctgtcacccagactagagtgcagtggcaccatctcagctcctgcaacctgtgcctcccaggttcaagcaattctcctgcctcggcctcccaagtagctgggatttcaggcgccaaccaccacatccagctaagttttatattattagtagagatggggtttcaccatgttgtccagggtcgtcttgaactcctgacctcaggtgatccacctgcctcggccttgcaaagtgctgggattgtaggcatgagccaccacgcctggccaagattcTGCATATTTTTAATAAGGTGTTCTGTGACTTCAGAAAGGTCATATTTCTGCTCTGGGTGGCACCTTTCAGACTTTTAAACT
It includes:
- the GEMIN8 gene encoding gem-associated protein 8 translates to MAAVKASTSKATRPWYSHPVYARYWQHYHQAMAWMQSHHNAYRKAVESCFSLPSYFPPALLPQSSYDNQATYPQSFYDHHLAWQDYPCSSSHFGRSGQHPHYSSRIQASTKEDQALSKEEEMETESDAEVECDLSNMEITEELRQYFAETERHREERRRQQQLDAERLNSYVNADHDLYCNTRRSIEAPTERPGERRQAEMKRLYGDSAAKIQAMEAAVQLSFDKHCDRKQPKYWPVIPLKF